Proteins from one Candidatus Omnitrophota bacterium genomic window:
- a CDS encoding DUF2283 domain-containing protein: MIISYDEEVDALYIRFQETTVTTKHLAEGIAADYDREGCLAGIEILDALKRFQNPKVFQQVILENVAWRH; this comes from the coding sequence ATGATAATTTCTTACGATGAAGAAGTGGATGCTCTCTATATCCGTTTTCAGGAGACCACCGTGACTACAAAGCATTTAGCCGAAGGAATCGCGGCGGATTACGATCGGGAAGGCTGCCTGGCTGGAATTGAAATATTGGATGCCCTGAAGCGTTTTCAAAATCCGAAAGTTTTTCAACAGGTCATCCTTGAGAATGTGGCATGGCGCCATTAA
- a CDS encoding type II toxin-antitoxin system HicB family antitoxin — METAIRLHIEALPEGVYLATSPDVPGLVAEGRSVAEAAEIAQGLARKIAESCLEHGDPLPPALAGGLQEAQTFDLFVPVSVG; from the coding sequence ATGGAAACCGCGATTCGTCTCCATATCGAAGCCTTGCCGGAAGGTGTTTATCTCGCTACGAGTCCCGATGTTCCCGGTTTGGTGGCGGAAGGACGAAGCGTCGCCGAAGCCGCCGAAATCGCTCAAGGATTAGCGCGTAAAATCGCCGAATCCTGCCTGGAGCATGGCGATCCCTTGCCTCCGGCTTTGGCGGGGGGATTGCAGGAAGCGCAAACGTTCGATTTATTCGTCCCGGTAAGCGTCGGCTGA
- a CDS encoding type II toxin-antitoxin system HicA family toxin has translation MGRLSGFHYREVARRLRKLGYAFDRSGPGSHEIWRHKTTARKVTIPRHSQPLAEGTLRAILREADIAVDDFLDA, from the coding sequence ATGGGCAGACTCTCCGGTTTTCACTATCGCGAAGTAGCGCGAAGACTCCGCAAATTGGGGTATGCGTTCGACCGTTCGGGTCCCGGCAGCCATGAGATTTGGCGGCATAAAACGACGGCCCGCAAAGTAACGATTCCGCGCCATTCCCAACCCCTGGCGGAAGGAACGCTAAGAGCCATTTTGCGGGAAGCGGATATCGCAGTCGATGATTTTTTAGACGCATGA